The Caulifigura coniformis genome includes a region encoding these proteins:
- a CDS encoding MalY/PatB family protein: MPTDFDFDVDPRTLRHPDNFKWTRYPADVLPLWIADMDYPIAPGIERALKDRVTRSIGYHHYQGDPRLTEQLRRKVEADGITGLPEQGWVSYIAGVVPGLYAAVVSLTDPGDDVITMTPIYPPFLSAITDHGRNLRAAKLACTPTGWEIDWDALEAAVTPKTKLLLFCHPHNPTGRVWTEAELRRLAEFVERHNLFIASDELHADLTLDGTHIPFVQLASEALKQRCVTLIGPCKAYNTAGLGIGAMVSHSPQLLLRIRRGIAGISAWATALSVTMWQAALEDDGQWLKAVIDYLRENRNLVETFVNERLPGVVHVAPQATYLAWFDYRSHRRAADIQQYLLEEGKVALNDGAMFGAGFQGFVRLNFATGRTILTEALERLARVH, encoded by the coding sequence ATGCCTACGGATTTTGACTTCGACGTCGACCCGCGAACGCTTCGCCACCCTGACAACTTCAAGTGGACGCGCTACCCGGCGGATGTTCTGCCGCTGTGGATCGCCGACATGGACTACCCGATCGCGCCCGGCATCGAGCGGGCGCTCAAGGACCGCGTCACGCGGTCGATCGGATATCACCACTACCAGGGCGATCCCCGGCTGACCGAACAGCTCCGCCGGAAGGTCGAAGCTGATGGCATCACAGGCCTGCCGGAGCAGGGCTGGGTCAGTTACATCGCCGGAGTCGTTCCCGGCCTGTACGCGGCCGTGGTCTCGCTGACCGATCCGGGCGACGACGTCATCACCATGACGCCGATCTATCCGCCGTTCCTTTCCGCGATCACCGACCACGGCCGGAACCTTCGCGCGGCGAAGCTCGCCTGCACGCCGACCGGATGGGAAATCGACTGGGACGCGCTCGAAGCGGCCGTCACTCCGAAAACGAAGCTGCTGCTGTTCTGCCATCCGCACAACCCGACCGGCCGGGTGTGGACCGAGGCGGAACTCCGGCGTCTGGCCGAGTTTGTCGAACGCCACAACCTGTTCATCGCCAGCGATGAGCTGCACGCCGATCTCACGCTCGATGGGACGCACATTCCGTTCGTCCAGTTGGCGAGCGAGGCACTGAAGCAGCGCTGCGTGACGCTCATCGGTCCCTGCAAGGCCTACAACACGGCCGGCCTGGGGATCGGGGCGATGGTGAGCCACAGCCCGCAGCTTCTACTTCGCATCCGCCGCGGGATCGCCGGCATCTCGGCCTGGGCGACGGCCCTGAGTGTCACGATGTGGCAGGCGGCCCTCGAAGACGACGGCCAGTGGCTCAAGGCCGTGATCGACTACCTGCGCGAGAACCGCAACCTGGTGGAGACGTTCGTGAACGAACGCCTTCCGGGCGTGGTCCACGTCGCTCCTCAGGCGACGTACCTGGCGTGGTTCGACTATCGCTCACACCGCCGCGCGGCCGACATCCAGCAGTACCTGCTCGAAGAAGGCAAGGTCGCCCTGAATGACGGCGCGATGTTCGGCGCCGGCTTCCAGGGCTTCGTCCGCCTGAACTTCGCAACCGGCCGGACGATCCTCACCGAGGCGCTCGAACGCCTCGCCAGGGTGCACTGA
- a CDS encoding GNAT family N-acetyltransferase, with amino-acid sequence MKPLELPPQLAGFTLREEPVPADRDAVRQIIADSGFFTDDEVGVAVELVDERLAKGSASGYDFMLVESGGKVIGYASYGEIPCTVGSYDLYWVAVDTSQQRRGIGRVLVDLVETRLRECGGRKVYIETSTKPLYDPTRGFYARCGYQEVARFPDFYNVGDGKVVYEKTL; translated from the coding sequence ATGAAACCGCTCGAGCTTCCCCCGCAACTGGCAGGCTTCACGCTCCGCGAGGAACCGGTTCCGGCCGACCGCGATGCGGTCCGCCAGATCATCGCCGACTCGGGCTTCTTCACGGATGATGAAGTGGGCGTCGCCGTGGAACTCGTCGACGAGCGGCTCGCCAAAGGGTCGGCCTCGGGATACGACTTCATGTTGGTCGAATCGGGCGGGAAGGTGATTGGCTACGCCAGCTATGGCGAGATCCCCTGCACCGTGGGGAGCTACGACCTGTACTGGGTCGCGGTCGACACGTCGCAGCAGCGGCGGGGCATCGGAAGGGTGCTGGTCGATCTCGTGGAAACGCGGCTGCGCGAATGCGGCGGCCGCAAGGTGTACATCGAAACGTCGACCAAGCCGCTGTACGACCCGACCCGCGGGTTTTATGCGCGGTGCGGGTATCAGGAAGTGGCTCGTTTTCCTGACTTTTACAACGTCGGCGATGGGAAGGTCGTTTACGAGAAGACGCTCTGA
- the dxs gene encoding 1-deoxy-D-xylulose-5-phosphate synthase — protein sequence MNYQLLPLIASPAELKSLSDDQLLQVAAEIREALCEIVSDRPAHFASNLGVVELCIALHTVFDFSKDRLIWDTGHQIYPHKLITGRFPEFKSIRRKGGLMGYPNPAESDYDLFVTGHAGASVSTVLGLKAADDLVNPQENRRSVAVIGDGALPSGVVFEAMNNAVELEKDLLVILNDNKMGICPRVGGLARTLDRARTASFYNGLKRDVSWLLNKLPLVGEPTEKLLGQVKDAVKGFLHGGMLFEELGFRYVGPVDGHDLPALREYLQMVKDVKGPVLLHVFTEKGRGFKPAEADPVRFHSPSPFCRTDDEEGVDFLKKGSSPAYTDSVSEAIHAAMKRDLRVCVLTAAMCEGNKLQKIRSDFPDRFFDTGICEAHAVAFAGGMAKAGMRPIVDIYSTFLQRSFDHIFQEVSLQNLPVVFTLDRAGVVGADGPTHHGAFDNTYMRTFPNIVCMAPGDNADVQPMVDFALALDGPSSIRYPKTNAETVSREHQNIELGKAEVYRWGEDGNFVVYGAQFPDCVKAAERLKAEGLDVGVINARFCRPLDTETLFKAIESGFVITVEESTVNGGFGSAVLEAANDAGLDTRLIRRLAIPDRYIDHGERSEQLAELGLDVDGLVAAALASAARQSMARNSAN from the coding sequence ATGAATTACCAGCTCCTGCCGCTGATCGCGTCCCCTGCAGAACTCAAATCTCTCTCTGACGACCAGCTGCTGCAGGTCGCCGCGGAAATCCGGGAAGCGCTGTGCGAGATCGTCTCGGATCGCCCGGCCCACTTCGCGTCGAACCTCGGCGTCGTCGAACTGTGCATCGCCCTGCACACCGTCTTCGATTTCTCGAAAGACCGCCTGATCTGGGACACCGGTCACCAGATCTATCCCCACAAGCTCATCACCGGGCGATTTCCCGAGTTCAAATCGATCCGCCGCAAGGGGGGCCTCATGGGCTACCCCAACCCGGCCGAGAGCGATTACGACCTGTTCGTCACCGGTCACGCCGGCGCCAGCGTTTCCACGGTGCTCGGTCTCAAGGCGGCCGATGATCTCGTCAACCCGCAGGAGAATCGCCGGTCGGTCGCCGTCATCGGCGACGGGGCCCTGCCGTCGGGCGTCGTGTTCGAGGCGATGAACAACGCCGTCGAGCTCGAGAAGGACCTGCTGGTCATTCTCAACGACAACAAGATGGGAATCTGCCCGCGCGTCGGCGGCCTCGCCCGCACGCTCGATCGCGCCCGCACCGCCTCCTTCTACAACGGCCTGAAACGCGACGTCTCCTGGCTGCTGAACAAGCTTCCGCTCGTCGGCGAGCCGACCGAAAAGCTGCTCGGGCAGGTGAAGGACGCCGTGAAGGGCTTCCTCCACGGCGGAATGCTGTTTGAGGAACTCGGCTTCCGGTACGTCGGCCCCGTCGATGGGCATGACCTCCCGGCGCTCCGTGAATACCTGCAGATGGTGAAGGACGTGAAGGGCCCCGTGCTGCTCCACGTCTTCACCGAGAAAGGACGGGGCTTCAAGCCGGCCGAGGCGGATCCGGTCCGCTTCCATTCCCCGAGTCCCTTCTGCCGGACAGACGACGAAGAAGGCGTCGACTTCCTCAAGAAAGGTTCATCGCCGGCCTATACCGATTCGGTCAGCGAAGCGATCCACGCCGCGATGAAGCGGGATCTCCGCGTCTGCGTGCTAACGGCCGCGATGTGCGAAGGAAACAAGCTGCAGAAGATCCGCAGCGATTTCCCCGACCGCTTCTTCGACACGGGCATCTGCGAAGCGCATGCGGTGGCGTTCGCCGGAGGCATGGCCAAGGCCGGAATGCGGCCGATCGTCGACATCTACAGCACCTTCCTGCAGCGCAGCTTCGATCACATCTTCCAGGAAGTCTCGCTGCAGAATCTTCCCGTTGTCTTCACTCTCGATCGCGCCGGTGTCGTCGGCGCGGATGGACCGACGCATCACGGTGCGTTCGACAACACCTACATGCGGACGTTCCCGAACATCGTCTGTATGGCGCCGGGCGACAACGCCGATGTCCAGCCGATGGTCGACTTCGCGCTGGCTCTCGATGGCCCCTCCTCGATCCGCTATCCCAAGACCAATGCGGAAACGGTCTCCCGCGAACACCAGAACATCGAACTCGGAAAGGCCGAGGTCTATCGCTGGGGCGAGGACGGAAACTTCGTCGTCTACGGCGCCCAGTTCCCCGACTGCGTGAAGGCCGCCGAACGGCTGAAGGCGGAAGGCCTGGATGTGGGCGTCATCAACGCCCGCTTCTGCCGTCCCCTCGATACCGAAACGCTGTTCAAGGCGATCGAATCAGGGTTCGTGATCACCGTCGAGGAAAGCACCGTCAACGGCGGCTTTGGCTCGGCCGTTCTCGAAGCGGCGAACGACGCGGGGCTCGACACCCGGCTGATCCGCAGGCTGGCGATTCCCGATCGGTACATTGACCACGGTGAACGGAGCGAGCAACTGGCCGAGCTTGGTCTGGACGTGGACGGCCTCGTCGCCGCCGCGCTCGCCAGCGCCGCACGCCAGTCAATGGCCCGCAATTCCGCCAACTGA